Below is a genomic region from Sorghum bicolor cultivar BTx623 chromosome 9, Sorghum_bicolor_NCBIv3, whole genome shotgun sequence.
TCTAAATCCATGTAGCTAAGCTTGTTTCTTGGCCCACTTTGATTCTGAACTTAAGCAGCTTCAATTCTTTGAGGAAGGTTCTTCTCACACATCTTGGAGGCTATAGGTCCTCATTGTTAAATATCCGATTATTCCTTGAGATCCAGATGGCCCAGAACAAGATAACTGTTTCCATGCTGAACTAAGAGTTGATCTGAATTTTTTTGGAAGATAATGAGATGTTGGCTTCTCCATTCAGTGAAAGAGGAGGTCAAAATGGCTGTTTTGACATGGAACATAACAAAACACCTAGTCCGGATGGCTTTCCTATGGATTTCTACCAATTTTTTTGGAAGTTGTAAAGGCAGACTTAATGAAGCTTTTTATTGAATTCCATGCGGGGAGACTGCCTATTCATAGCCTAAACTTTGGGATTATTACTTTGCTACCCAAGATTACTGATGCACCCCAAAATACAACAATATAGGCTAATTTGTCTATTAAATGTGAGTTTCAAGATCTTTACCAAAGTGCTAAATAATAGAATTTTGAAAGTAGCAGACAAGTTGATAAGACCATCTCAAATAGCCTTTATCCCATGTCGTTACAtcatggagggagtagttttgTTGCATGAAACAATCCATGAGTTACAAAGAAAAATACAACATGGTATCGTCTTAAAGCTAGACTTCGAAAAAGCATATGATAAGATAAAGTGGCCTTTTATTCAACAAGACCTCAGAATGAAAGGATTTTCATCAACTTGGTGTGAATGGATCTCAAAGGTCATGTCTAGAGGAAGTGTTGCAGTAAAGGTGAACAATAATATAGGCCATTAATTCCAAACTAGGAAGGGGGTGCGGCAAGGGCACCCACTATCTCCTATTCTTTTTAATATAGTGATTGATAGGCTAGATGTCCTTATTTCATGAGTTAAAAGAGGCAGGACACATTCGAGGAGTTGTTCCGCATTTGGTAGATTAGAGACTTTCAGTCCTCCAATATGCGTATGATACtaacatctttatggataataaTCTTGAGAGGGCCAAGAACATGAAGCTTCTGCTTTCTGCTTTTGAACAATTATCTGAGCTCAAGATCAATTTTCATAGAAGTGAATTGTTTTGCTATGGAGCAGCAAAAGCGTATCAATTTGAGTATGTGTATATTTTCGAATGTGACTTGGGATCACTCCTGTTTAGGTATCTAGGTATTCCTATGCACCATAGAAAGCTCACGAATAACGACTGGAAGCATTAAAGAACATTTCCAGAAGAAATTGAATTGTTAGAGGAGTAAGATGTTATCCGTAGGAGGGAGCCTAGTTTTGCTTAACTCTGTTTTAAGCAGCCTTTCTATGTTTATGCTTTCTTTCTTTGAAGTACCAAAAGGGGATTCTAAAGAGTTTAGACTATTTTAGATCTCATTTTTTTGGCAGAGTAATGAACACAAGAAATACATATTGACTAAATGGGAGGTAGTTTATACACCGAGAGATCAAGGGGGGTTATGAGTCCTAAATTTAGGTATTCAAAATAAGTATATCCTAAGCAAATGGATTTTTAAGTTGGTGAATGAGGATGGGGTTTGGCAACAATTACTTAGGAATAAATATCTAAAAATAAGACCCTAACACACGTTCAACATATGCCTGGGGATTCTCAATTTTGGGCTAGCCTTATGAAGGTCGAGGAGTTTCTATCTCTAGGCAAGTTTGAACTAGGCGATGGCTCTCAAGTTCAATTTTGGGAGGATGCGTGGATAGCGCCACGACCTTTAAAGCCGCTTTTCCTGGTTTATATAATATTGTTAGGAGAAAAGGGGCTGTGAGAACGGTGTTGTCTACGACACCGTTAAATGTGGGTTTCAAGAGGTCCTTTCTAGGTGTTAATTCACAAGCATGGTACGAAACGGTTGCTATGGTGCTACATGTACAATTAACTAATCATAGGGATCATTTTTTTAGGGTTACATTAGAATGGATGCTTTTCAGTCAAATCTATGTACATAGCCTTATTAGATTTGAAGCTATACCTTACAGCACTCTTAAAATCAAAATCTTTTTATGGTACTTGTATAAGGGTGTAATCTTAATAAAAATACAAATTAGCAAGACAACATTGGCAAGAAGACAGGAAGTGTTGCTTTTGTTCTTTTGAGGAGTCCATACCAAATCTTCTCTTTGATTGCCATTTTGTTAAATTTGTGTGGCAGACTATATAAAAATCCTTCAACTTGACTCCTCCAACCAGTGTTCACAATATGTTTACAGATTGGTTACATGGGTTCAATATGAAGCTAAAATGCAAAATTCTTGTGGGCGCAAGTGCATTTTGCTGGGTAATTAACCTGGAATGACATTATTTTTGACAAGGCTTTAGCACCATCTTATCTGCAGGTTATCTTCAAATGGACTTACTGGATCAGGTTTTGGTCTCTACTTTAGAAGGAGGAGGATCGCAGATGAAGATGCGCTGCAGTAAGATTGAATCAACTGCGACGGAGGTGTTTGCGAGAAATGGTTGGAGATTCAATAATAGAATCACGTTTTAGATGTTGCTTTAGAGTTTTACCATGCTCCTTTGGGATCAAAACTTTGTTTTTGAAATTGCCTGGACCTTTGTGTTGCTGCGTGTAATAAGGAACAACTATATGCATTAATTGATGCAGAAACTGGGATATTAATACATATTCCCTTTTTGGGTCTTTTACCAATGTGACATTATAACAGATTGAAATAATTTATATACCATTGGAAATTTTAAAAGTTCTCTTGTACCATAATGTAAAATTTCTTTTCCCTACGTGCCACTTCTGTTACTCTATTGTTTGATTTTAACAGAGCTGGATGCCAACTAGACACGAAATGACTTTCTTGCCCATCAATCAGTCCTTCTTGTTCTGATTAATTTTTGAGCTTTTTGTTCACCACCTGAGCGCAAACCCTAGAGCTCGTGGAGAAGGAAGGCATGGGCGGGTGGGCGTGCGTGAAGGCAAATCCTCATCTCGGGtttctattttttcttttattatgtCTGTAATTGGTTCAAATTTTGAAAATCCATAGCAAATagtataaaatactaaaatagaaaatccagTTTTGTTGAAAAATGAAAAATCCAGTTTTGCTAAAATGAAAAATGCATATCGATGATAAATTTGAATCTCTTTTATGTCTGAATGTATTTaatttaaatatttattttggttACCGTAATTGTCGAATTTTTTTGGATGCATTGCAAATTTAGTAGAACATTTCATGTGCAGACATGCCAAGCTGTTAGGGTGATTGTTTAGTGATATAGAGGAAAAGTGATGTTTTTTGCAACACAATGGCTCTAGAGAAAAGAATTAAAATGTTTGTGTATTATACAAGTGAGGGCAAAAGTGTTTTTTCCACTGGCCGTTAGCTGCTGTTAGCAAAATAGATGGAAGTGGCACATAGGGAAAAGAACTTTCGTGCAAAGTTATAGGAGAACTTTTGAAGTTTTCAATAATATACAGGtaattttgattttttataATGGCACATAGGTAAAAGGCTCTTcctttcttaaaaaaaatgaatGCATGTCGTCAATCAAGGATAGAGTTCTATATGAGAAGAGTTAGACTATGGATCTATGGAATTTAATTCCTACAAACCACACTagtcaaaccattttggactttAATTAACCCAGCTCAGAGCCATTGTACACCCATGATGAGGCCAAAAGAGCCAAAAGCTACCTCCCCCGCTTCTACCTTCTATAAACCTCCTCCACGCCACCTTCCTCCTTCCTCATTTGCAAACATTCTTCTTTGCTGCTGCCTTTTCCTCTCTCCTTCATATCTCTCGTTTTATTTCCTACTACTTTTTTCCTTAGAGATCGCTCGATCTTTGTGATCTTTTTCTTCCCAATTCGATTTTGCAAACTTGATCATCTTCTTTATTGCGTAGTAGACGCGTTGACAGTTTCTTAAATCCTCTTTTAAGTTGCGTGGTTTATGCACAGCATTGGCAGCTTCTCTCTTCTGTTTGGGTTGTGCATCTCGTCGGCGCAGAAGCCATGTCCACGGTCGGGAGCGGCAGCCTTAGCccgccggccgcggcggcgtcgtcgccgccggcggTGGTGGAGGACACGAGCAGCCACTGGGCGCCGCACGGGCCGGTGCTGACGGCCTGCGTCGTGGGCATCAACGTGCTCATGATCctcctcatcttcttcttcttctggcgCTACTTCTCCGGGAAACGGCGGGGACCGTCGTCCGCGTCAtccggcgacgacgacggcgcgtCGTCATCCGCGTCGCTGCCCGTGGCCTCCCCATGGGCATGGGCGGCGTCCCGCCACCAGCGGCGCAGCAGCAAGGACCACGGCCCGCAGCCGGTGGACGACGTGGCGTCGGCGCTGCCCGTGTACGTGTACTCCAGCAgcgccggcggtggcggcgaaGGCGAAGGCGGGGGGAGCGGGAACGGGAAGGCCCCCGAGTGCGCGGTGTGCATCGTGGAGCTCCGCGACGGCGACTCGGCGCGCCTCCTCCCGCGCTGCGGCCACCGGTTCCACGCCGACTGCGTCGGCGCGTGGCTGCGGCTCCACGCCACGTGCCCGCTTTGCCGCGCCAGCGTCGTGCCGCCACccagagcggcggcggcggcggctgacgATGAGTCCATGGACGACGCCAAGGacgacggcggcagcggcggcggcgcggattgTCCGGTGTGAGGCGCTGTGACGGCGCTGACTGCTCTGGCAGTGCCAGGCAAGGCAAGCAGGCGGAGCACGTAAGCGGCGGATGGTGATGGTGGCAGGCATCTTTCGGCGTTGGTGTCCTTGTCTGCGCTcgatagcagcagcagcatatgCTGATGAGTGATGAGTGAGTGCATGCATGCTCCAGGTGACCGACCAGCAGCTGGAAATTACTAGTAAAAGGACAGGTAGGTGGAGACGTTCGTCGCGGTTCCTCCCCGTTCTGTTGTGTTAATTAAGTTTCTTAATTGTCAGGGATTATTACGGAATATAGGTATATGGAGTCATATAAAAGTACATGTATGTGAGATGCTTATATGATTATTGGATTTTGTGATGAGATACaagtatgttttttttttacaacgaGATACAAGTATGTTGGTTTCTAGTATATGCATGTGGAAGACATAACTACAAGCTGTAATTAAGTTAGTCCATATATTCAAAATTATATTGTTAGAATTTGGAGGAAGATGAATCATCTCATCTATTTCTCTATTTATACTATCGCTTTTTTTTTCTTGGGAATCGCAAGCCACAGAACACTcttgtatatgtatatatgcataCTAACCTCCTATGGAAAATGCATACACATCTTACCTCTATGACCACTGCACAGACGTTATTAAATTTTGAAATTAAAAACAATACGAGTagctgtgttttttttttgagcaactACGAGTAGCTGCATTAAGTCGAGGACTTAATTTTAGGTGGAGACAAGTAACCTAAAAAATTGAGGTACCCTTAGTTCGCTCTCTATCAATGACTTAGTGTATATTTATGTAATACAAATATAATACCAAGGTATTTGACATCATTATCATATCACCAATATTCACGGTTAGATGATACTATAATAATGAGCCATTGCATAGTTTAGTTATTGGCTATTATTCAGAAAAATTATGGTGGctgaatttttattttttgctaTAGTAAGTTTACAATTCAATTTCATGCACATGGTCAATGTTCGCGAACTGGTTGTGACTGGGCGAACACATTTCTGCAGTCTGTACGTGCTTGTGTGATGTACTATTTGGCTTCacagtttatatatatgtatatcacCCTTGTCCTAAATTATAGGTTATTTTCAATTTTTCTTGATAAGTCTTttctatgcacttagatatataCGATATGTTTAGATACATAACAAAAAATCATGAATTGGAACAGAGGGATTATTAGTAAACCAAGCTTAACATGAGTGCATGTGTATGCATCAATCGTGGCTATCAGTTGTCGCGGATATCTCTTACTGTGATATAAATTATTGGACGCATATGCATCTGCATTAGATATTCAGATTACTGATGGTGAACTAAAGGCAGTAAAATAGAGACGATCGGTGAGAATCGGATGAAGGGTAGGACGATTTGACGATTCCATCATCTACAAAGgcaaaattatatatttattaatcAGCTCGTAAAGTTTTTTGGCAGATGGAATGGAAGTTCAATATCCTACGTAACCTAATTCAAAGGAAATTTTGCTTCTTGTTCTGGACATGtccatctatatatatatatgggtaTTACTAACGTGGTGACCTGAAAGAAATGAAATAAATTAAAGTGTACGCGTGATGCTTTGttgttggatttttttttttcaattcacTTTGTGTTGCCTTGTGCAATCTACATTGAAATGACAGCATTAGACTTGTGTTCATGTGGgaattaatatatatatttaaaaccCAAAAATATTAAAAAGACGGCCGCGCATTCAATTCTTTTCCCAAGTTTCTATTCTAATTAATTTTTTGAATTGCCAATATGTATAGCGAAAGGCCTGGCAAGTAATAGCTGTACGCGTGCTACAATAATAATGGAACGCTGGAATTTTACTTTTAACCAGCTGACAACATAAAGTTAATAAAATACGTGCCTGAAAAGATTCCATTTTGAAACAACAAAGAATCCAAACAAACACACTCACTAGTGCTAGGTACTATTAGGTCACTAGCTAGCAAAGTTGTGAAAGGAAATGCATGGTCGCCACCCATTTGCCGGCCCACAACACACACAACTTGGCACTACAGTGTCACTAGCAAAGCTCCTATTTAGggtttgtttggcacagctcaacttcactagtgaagctgtttttttagaaaatagcttcatgagtgactttttagataaagctgagctgttttggaaaaagtgtttagCAAAATAGCTTCGgtaaactacttcatgcatagttgagagagagaaatgagggagaagctgcaataagctacttttttccagcttcatccaacttatatctttgtgagaggaggagaaaaacagcttcactcatgaagctgttttaaaaataagtgtttggcaaaaaaacagctcacaacagctcatgaagctctACTATCCATACAGTAGCAGCACTATCCATATCTGGTACCAGCAGCATTGCAGCAAGCGGCCGGAACTCGCTGTTCTCCACACAGGAAACTATATAGGAGTACATGCATGCAGTTCCCACAATCTTTTTTCCGTACCGTACGTCCCGTTCGATCGGCTTATCATGAGTTCATGAGGAAACTTAACATGCGTCCAGCTTATGTAGCATACCCTGCTGTCAGTTTCAGCACAGCTGCAGCACACAGTAGCCTCCAAACAACAACAGCTCATCTCTCTATCCACACACACACAAGCAAAGCAAGCGCAGCAATCTGTAGCTGTCTAGCTTGGAATTGTTGGTGCCtactctagggccttgtttacttccaaaattttttgcaaaatatgaatggtgacattttcgtttgtatttgataaatattgtccaatcatgaactaactaggatcaaaagattcgtcttgtcaatttcgaccaaactgtgcaattagtttttattttcgtctatatttaatactccatgtatgtgtctaaagattcgatatgacggggaatctgaaaaattttgcaaaatctttcgggaactaaacaaagcctaggcAAGTCCTTTACGGTTCGAAAAGGACATCAGTCCCTGCACTTGtatacataggccttgtttagttcgtaaaaattttcaaaattcttcatcacatcgaatctttggtcgtatgtatggagcattaaatatagacgaaaataaaaactaattatacagtttatctgtaatttgtgagtgagcctagttacttcgtgattggacaatgtttgtcaaataaaaatgaaagtgctacggtaaccaaaaaccaaaatttttacaAACAAAACAAGGCCATAATCAAATCAAATCCACACAGAAAGATGGTCGCCGCGTCAGATGTGCCTTCCTCAGATGGTACCGATCGATCGATTCGTACATGGACAGCGACACGCAACATCGAACAGTCTCCGGCCGTCACATCCATTTTTCAAAGCGAGCGCGACAAATTATAAAGGCCATCGTCGACGAGGGCCTTGTTTTAGTtcacctgaaaaccaaaaagttttcaacattctccgtcacatcgaatcttatgtcacatgcatgaaacattaaatatagacgaaaacaaaaactaattacacagtttagctgtaaatcacaaaacgaatcttttaattttagttaatctatgattgtcacaaacaaatgaaagcgCTACAGTTTCACTtttcaaaactaaacaaggccgaggtTGGCCGGTCGATCGCAGAAGCCAGGAAAACtacggcattgtttagttccgaaaagatttcggatttcggtactgtagcactttcgtttgtttgtgacaaatattatccaattatggactaattaggatcaaaagattcgtctcgcgatttccagctaaactatgtaattagttattgatttcgtctatatttaatgtttcatgcatgtgccgcaagattcgatgtgacgaggaatcttgaaaactttttgctttttgggtgaaGGCCTACGTGCTCTGTGCGGTGAGGTGCGGCCGGATATCCTATCCGTGTGCTGAATGAAACCGATCGAGATCGACGCGATCGATTTTCGCGAGTAGCTAGGTAGCTAGGTACGTAGGGTCAAGCTATAGTAGGTACTCCCTGTTCCATTAAAAATATCATtttaaatttttagattttttatttgaccgttgtcttattttaaaattttatataaacattatttattttgtcaataaaaatactttaaaaataaataaaaaatgatcAAATAAGaaatttgaaaataaaaaaattacactTTTAATAGAACGAAAGGAGCGGTGGAGTGCACATACACCGTACCGTACCGTCCGGAGCAAAAGAAAACTCATGCATGCATTGTCTCCATCCATTGTtcgtattcttttttttttcttgatgaGATCGTCATCTCATGCCGAGTGTCCTGCCCTTTCGGGTATTGTAGGATTAGGTACACATAGCGGATCATCATCTGGGATGAGGGCCGGTCCTAAATATTTTGACCTAAAACGAaactaaaattttgaatttttttacaTAAATATGATAATACTACTAGTACTTCTCATTAcaaatatatatacacatatatataacaTGTTGCTAATAAGCAATGTTCAAATGAAATAAtttgtatacatatatattaaaTTACCTCAAAAATATCTTCTAACGTTCCTTAATGTGAAGTCATCGCTAGTAATGTCAATATCAATCTCGTCCAACAATTGCTTCTTAATGCATAATATTGCCAATTCATTTAGCCTCTCTTGTGACATTGTATATCTCAAGTAGTTCTTCAacaattttaaatttgagaagCTTTTTTCAGTTGATGCCTTATTGGCATAGTGAATAAGATGTGATAAGCAAAGTACTAGGATAACAATCACATTGTGTAACAATTATACACTACCTTAGGGAGTCAAGTGCCTAGCAAATTGAATATATTTGAATACTCAATTAAATCGCAAATTGCAATCCCAATGATATCCATCCAAGTCTCTAAAATTAGAATCACTGCACACTAATTGATTTAGCGGCCGGCTGTACATGAATCATGATTATGGAATAGGGATTATATAGGATACAGAGATTCGTACGTAGTACCTATGAGGTTGCGGTCATGCGGATCACCCATCGTTGAGAGTTCAGACGCGGACCTGCCTGCTGGTGGCCTGGCGGCGTACCTGCAGGGTCTGCGACATACTGTATGTTTGTTGTTGGGCTGAGTCTGACAGAATACTGCTAGTGTACGAATACATGGGGAGGGGCCCATCAGCTATGTGGACCTGGAACGGCTCCCCAGGACCGGCCCTGTCTGGGATGATCGATTAATCATTCGAAGATTTCAGTAGTGCAAGTAACAGCTTGCGTTTGCTACTATGGGCCTGATTGTTTGGATTCCAATTCTTGTCTAATCAAAACTATGGCATGTCAAAAAATTTTAGTCATCAATTGGTTCGTTGTCAAAGAGTTATTAGCACACCTATGTTTATGGCCAAAGTTTTGACAAGTTTCTAGAAAGTTTTTAAATTACATAAAAGCAAAAATGTGCTTCTTATTATTGTTATATGGTAGTTAACCAAATGCTCACCTATGTTTTTTTACCCTAACTTTGGCAATCCTAGATTTTGACTTGCCATGATTTTGGTTGGGCAAAAATTGATAGCCAGCCAGGCTCTATGTCTTCAATGATTCTCAtacagtggcgaagctagagcaaatcAAAGAGGGGTGCAGTTAACTTGTGGGTGCATATACATGAGTTTTAGGGGGTGCATATATGGTAAAATTTTGATTAAATCTACTGTTTTTGCAATTTGGGGGGGTTGCATTTGCACCCCCTACTTACAACACAGCTTCGCCCCTGTTCTCATATGTTATTCAATCACGGGACCTTTCCATACTTTTTGCTGCCTTTGATTCTGAACTTATTACCTCCATCTAAAAAAGTCCAATTTCACGTAGTAGACCACTCTCTCTGCCTTCAAATATAAGGAATCTATGCGATTTTTCTAGTCAATTTAACGATGGGCCACTTATAGTCTTACAGTCACCCTACCAACCCCTTCTGTGTGTGTTCCTGTCatcataaggccttgtttactttcaaatttttttgtaaaataggaatagaagcagtttcatttgtatttgataaatattatctaattatagactaactacactcaaaagattcgtctcgtcaattccgaccaaactgtgtaattagtttttattttcatctatatttaatactccatgcatatgtctaaagattcgatgtgacggggaatctgaaaaaattttcaaagtttttggggaactaaacaaggccatgggcGACACCTGCCTAGGTGCAATTTTTGGAAAAAGTCTACGtaaccccccaaactatctaaggtggactacttcacccccgaactatgaaactggatattctaccccctaaactttcaaaaccggtcaaataaccccctcgagtggttttggatggtggttttgtctttttcttttttatttatttccgctaaatctttgaaaaatcataataaatcatagaaaaatcataaaatgaaaattttaattttgttggacttctgatgagttgatctacacagtgaatatataatatggtatactttagtacaaagtttttgttgtagctttaaatctatgtttttctataattaatttgaataattcatatatgcagttcttgtggtccaattgtggtaaaatttttatctcattattatatgcttgaactatgataaaaatttcatactcattggatcacgtataacttagttatagataaagcattgatttaacaagaataaagctaaataaattgataactaagttatacgtgatccactaggtatgaaacttttaccatagttcaagcatacaataatgagctcaccataaaaatttcaccacaattggatcataggaactgcatatatcaattattcgacttaattacagaaaaacatagatttaaagctacaacaaaaactttatgctaaagtatactatattatatattcactgtgtagatctactcatcagaagtccaacaaaattgaaattttcatttttttgatttttctatgatttattatgatgtTTCAAAGGTttagcggaaataaataaaaaagaaaaagacaaaaccaccatccAAAACCACTCTAGGGGTTATTTGAcgggttttgaaagttcagggggtagaatatccggttttatagtttggggTTAAGTAGTCCACCctggggggttatgtagactttttcctgcAATTTTTTCCAAACTGCCCCTCTGTGACCTCCGCCTCTCTTTTTGTTACGCATGCTGCGGCCAAAGTGGGCCCTAACCCCCCTCCCCCGCCCCTAGTGCCATTCAAATTTATGTGAAGGCCAGAGCAGCTCAACATGGAGATGTCTTGCATTTGTTGCCTTGAGGAGAATAAAGAGATTGAAGAGGAGAAAAGCATACAAAGAGcaacaaataaaaaaagaaatgatacaaaaatataaaaggGAAATAAAAACAtacaataaaaatgaaaatagaaaacgaaaacaaaaagaaTGATAAAAAGACCACAAAAAAtgatacaaaaataaaataaaattaaaattaaagaataaaagatgaaaataagaaaaatcaaaaaaataaaagatgaCAAGAATAATagaacacaacaaaaaaaataaaaataaaagaaaaaggaaaaggaaaagaaaaaataaaattggaaaataaaaaaaaagaaagagaaaaactcacctactattttttttgttaaaaaaactCACCAAATATGTATTAAATGGGGGGACCATACACACCAATCTTTTGAACTAGGCAATCCACCACTGCGGAGACCAGAGACGCGCATGAACGAGAAGAACGACCATAGTCATATTCTCAGGCAATTAGCTAGTGAGCGCGACTGGACGAGGCATGACGAGTGTAGGCTGGTGGGTGAGCGCATTGCACGAGGCAGAGATAGCACGGGCAAGGGCAGACCGGCGATGGTGGCTCCACGCGACAACGAGGGCCAGGGCGAGGGCGATGCGGCAACAGCTAGGGCCGAGGACAGGGCAGAGCCTCGCGCCCTTCGAACTCGCCGCGTGCGGGTTCACGTGCGCGTGGGCGATGGATGACAGGGGAGGGGGGAGCCGCAATTATAATATTAACCTTCTACTTATAAAGTTAATTAGAGCTAATAACTTACTTAGGAACTACGTGAAAGAGCTCGATGTAAATAATCTAAGAAGAGTTGCTTTAGCTGACAGACTATTGATAATTGGTCACCACTACTCGCATACTGCTTGTGCTCATGCCATGAGCATTGCTTCAACCACTGCAGCTTCCTTATTGTCAGATTTCTTCTTTTGTTGCTTGGTTCCCACCTCGATTAGAGCCTTGATAGCTTCCATCTTTTGCCTTGCTGATGTGCCTCTCAAACTGCTGCACCAAGAAATCAACGTCCTGAGGCTTTGTGACTGTTTTGCCCGGGGATTCCCTGGGCTTATTCTTGGGAATTTTGCAAAGTGTCTTTGCACTAATTCTTGGGAAATTTGCAAAGTGTCTTTGTAGTTGTTTCTTTTAGCTAGCTT
It encodes:
- the LOC8061911 gene encoding E3 ubiquitin-protein ligase EL5; this encodes MSTVGSGSLSPPAAAASSPPAVVEDTSSHWAPHGPVLTACVVGINVLMILLIFFFFWRYFSGKRRGPSSASSGDDDGASSSASLPVASPWAWAASRHQRRSSKDHGPQPVDDVASALPVYVYSSSAGGGGEGEGGGSGNGKAPECAVCIVELRDGDSARLLPRCGHRFHADCVGAWLRLHATCPLCRASVVPPPRAAAAAADDESMDDAKDDGGSGGGADCPV